The following is a genomic window from Pygocentrus nattereri isolate fPygNat1 chromosome 8, fPygNat1.pri, whole genome shotgun sequence.
AGAGCATCAATGAACAGTATACATACAGTCTGGTCCTGTACGACAGCAGGTCGGACAGGGAGCACCGCTGTAGCAAGGGAGCGGGGAGTAGGCGGGGCTTTAACGGCGCCCACAGTGAGAGGGGTGGAGGGCGTGGGCTGGGAAAGCTGGGTCAGAGACTGCTGCGAGTTCAGGAGGGTCATCCTCAGAGCAGGCAGACTTTTCTGCACACATtcaacacagacacatacaaagCCAAATGTGAGAATGACAGATTATTGATATTCATTGCTTATTAATGATAAAAGAGCCCATttactacatttttcttgtatatttgtacatttatCTCTAAATTGCATGATGTATGACATTTGGGGCGGTTTTATGTTCTGAAAACAAttcatgatttatttttaatatatccACTTTTCAAACTCTGTCCACCACGTATACaggctgttattgttattgtactCTTAAGAGTGATAATTATTTGGTGCAACTTggtaaaacaagacaaaaatatTGGTTGTACAGGTACAATAAACAAGTATATAGCATGTAAGTATGCTACTGTAAAGACATTGTGTATTTCTGTTGTTGACATTataaatattgattaaaataatttGGATGCACCAAGAGGGCATCAATATCTACAACTTGTCACTTTCAAATCCAGAAGAAATAACTGACAATAGACTGGACTGGTTCTCTGACTGTGTTATACATTAAGCCAACTGCATATTTAAGTTGAACTCCTTAAATCCCCACAAGTTAAATTCTAAATACAGCACTTCTGTGTAGGCAGAAGAGAAGATGTTACCTTCAAGAAGGGGATGAGGTAGGGCTGAGGTGATGACTTCAGCTCCGTTTGCAGACGATTTGTAAATTCCTCAGGCTCAATTTTGGCATCCTGTCCAGAATTAAACCGAGCAATTAATTGGAAGTGCATTGCAATAAGACTAATATATTACAACTTATTTTCTAAGAAAAAGGCTACCTTCTAAAACAAATTGATTGCTGACATCTACAGTTCAGGAtaagaaatgcatttttacaaagTCTCGTCTACCAAGAAGAGTACCCAGAAAACCCCAAAGAATGATGACTGTATTTAAACTACTCTAATCATATTTAAATGAGTAAAACAAAAGAATGTAATCAAAATATGATGAAAAGTTATGGAATATCTTTATTCAAATCCCTGTCAAAACCACAGTGTGGTGTCTATATAAGGCTAAGCAAAAGTCCAAAGATTAATGAATCATAGCATCATACAGCATTATGATGCTTGACTTTATGCCCCACCAAAGGCCACTGACTCTCACCAGCAAGTCTTGCACCAGCGCCTTCACATTCCGGGACGTTTCCGGAGAGGGGGAATTATGTGATGCCAGTTTGATCAGCGTTGCTAGAAAGTTCTTGCACTTCTTCACATTCTCTTGCATTTCCTGAAGTCAGACAAATAAGttacagaagcagaaagagaagaagcagAGAACCACTTATTAAACAGTGAGCCATACTGAATTCTATGAATATACGGAGTAGACAAAAGTCTTGCAGAGAGGACAGAGTAGTGGGGTACCGGAGAGAGGCCAGTGGCTCCTGCGGCTGGGACAGTGGATGCTGGGACAGGATTGCAGGGTTTCAGGAGAGTCTGAGGAGGGGTCTGGACACGAGCTCCTGCCGTGATGACTGTGGGGCCAGCAGGTTTTTGAGCAGAACTGACCGTCACCACCGGACTCTtctgacagacaaacacaggaTCAGTTATAAACACATACTTGCACTAATGCTATTAAAGACCTGTACTTAAATACATACAATTCTGACTGATTAGATTTGCAGATATGCAATAACAAGGCATTACATCCTAATTGCTATTATCAatattaataaattacattCGGAACACCAAACTTACGCACATATATTCTCTTACATGCGTAGGGCTCTTTTATGCAATATTACTGTAAATCgtgatgaaatgaaaaaaatcacatttgacACACAAATACAGTACACGGTGGTTTAcagtgcatgtaaataaaacagtaaaacattaaGTAAACTGTAGATAAAACAGtgtggcaaaaaataaaacaattaaataaaatatatttaaaatatgactGTACAGAATGAAGAGATACGGTCTCACTGGATCATGTACCTGAAGAGCAGGGCTGGCAGGGCTTGCTGTCTGTACAACCTTTGTCTGGGCCGGGGGAATGGGCCGAATGGTGGGGGAAGTTACTGCTGGCTGCAAAGTGAGAGAATCCCACAGAATTACATGTGAAAGCAAAGACCTTGTCATGCATAAAAAAAGCACTAGTGTATCTGATGAGCATATTTTTGTTTGGAAAATCAGACACATTACTCCGTTCAACTGTTTCCAAGAAATCAGAAGTTAAGCAAGATATTAGCTATGCAAGACCTCATAACATGCTACCCTCATATACCTGAGCCACCGGAGTGGTAACTCTAAAGGTGGCTGCCGTGGTTGGCGTTGCCGGCCTGGGGGACAGAGCAGGTTTACTCTGATTCTGAGCCTTGGCCTGGGCTTGGGCCAAAACCTGCTGTGGAACCAACACGAGCTGACCAGCTTCTGTCCGAACCAGCACCATCCCTAGAGCAAAGACAACCAGCTTCATCAGAGCTTCAATAATGAAAGTGAAAGCAAGAAGAGGCGACCTGGTAACTTTTCAAAAGAGACTGGCCAGTCAAGTAATGCTCAATCAATTAAAATAGAACACAAACATGTCGGACTGGGAGGAATACTGACTTTAAAGTAAATCACAGTGTGACGTTGCCCGTGATAAAATATATGATGTTGTTGACACAATTCTGCTGCCTCAGTAGTGTGGCTAAAGGTGGAAACACCAGCAACCAATTTGaaaatattattatgattattactgctactactactaccactgtcACACTACAAATCACAATAGTAACaagaataataagaataaaacaataataaagggTATTTTTGCACATCATGTGTTCATATTATGCCAAGACAATAGAAAATATCATACAATTTTTTTGTTCAGCTCACCCACACATGAACtcacagtattgtgtgtgtgcgcatatatatatatatatatatatatatatatatatatatatatatatatatatatatatatatatatatatatatatatatgctcttATATTCTTAAGATTTGAACACAAGATAAATAAATGCTCATCACTTAAGgaccaatgttttaaaaaagaaaataaaaaagcgaGATACAGAATAACAAAACACCTGCACACGTATCTGTGAACAGCATGATTCTGCCGTTCTTTATTATATTTCAAAACAGCCCAAAAGCGATTGTGAATAGGTTACCAAGTCTTCAGATGAGGCTCCTTTAACCTCTTTTACTTGTAAAGGTATCAGACTTGGTACACTTACCCTGTGGTATGGTGAATCCTGGAGGTAACTGAATAGTGGTCTGCTGTTGGGGTCTGACAGTGATCTGTGGCACCACGGCCCTTGGGGCGACAGGTACCCCAGGGCGCTGAGGCACCGCCGTGGTGGCCACCACCGGTGCCGCAGTGCCAGGCCTCAACAAGCCTGTGGGCTGGCCAACAAGGCCACCTTCCGGCTTCACTAGGACTGAGGGAGTGCTTGCCACTGGAAGCGAGGTGTTCCCCTGCATGCTGCTGGCAGGTACAGTGACCGGTGCGGGCGGATGCAGGCCCACAGGGCTTCCAGCAAGCTGGTTGGGGACAATGGTTTTAATCTGGGCTTGTGGGCTGGCCTTCACTAAACTAGGACTCGCATTTGAAAATGCCACGGTCGAGGCTGggacagcagcagcactgacaCCCTGTGCGGGCAATGCTGCAACTTTAGGGTCACTTCCATTGGGCAAAACGTTTGGAGGTCTGTGCAGTGCAACAGCAGGGGCCGCCTGACTACCTGACGGATCAGCAGGTTGGGACAACATATGATCAGGCTGAGCAGACACCAGAGGACCATTTGTGCCATTAGAAGAGGCCATGTTGCCGTTCTCGTTACCCAAACCAGAGCCAGTGGCGCCAACAGCACCAGTGGCACCAGCGCTCACACTGGTTTGAACtccagctccagcagtgggAGCAGAGGCAACAGCAGGAGAGTTAACAGTCACTGTCCCGCTGCTTCCACTCTCACTAGGCAGGACTCTGGAGGAAACGGTCCGTATGGCAGACGATATGTGAtttgtgtgagggagagaaTCTGTAGGAGGTGATGGTGACGATGATGATGTTGCTACAACTGCTGCGTCACTTGAACAGTTCGCTGAAGTTAGGAGTCCCGCTGCAGGCTTTGCTTTCCCGAGAGGCTGCAAGCGACTCGCCGCAGCAGCAGCGCCCACCAGCACGGAGCCCGGCGCCGCGTTCACGGAGGCCGGGATCCCCTCGGAGCCGTTTTCCCGAGCGCCGCCGACCTCCAGCTTTGGCTCGGCTCTCTGGAGTCCCGAGCGCCGCCGGTCCGCCGCTTGAGCGGGCTGCGACTGTCCCAAGTTGGGATTGTGTGCTTGTGGCGGCCCAGAGCGCCTCGCGTCGCCCTGCGGTGCTGCGGACTCGTCCGGCCCACCGAGCTGCGATTCTAAAGAGCCTACGAGGTCGCTGACGGCTTTCTCGTCCACGTCTGAGTAAAGCATGTCTTCCAGCGGATCGGGGACGCCCGCCATCTTCGGATCTTCGGACGCATTGTGGGAAAGCGAGGTGACGTCATGTTTCATGTTCGCGCGCGTCGACTGTTTTTttgtagatttatttattttttatctcaTTTTAGCAGTGaatgcatttcttttctttctgtttttatttgacattttttacatttattttagacGTAATTAAAATTTACATTGAGCTCATTCACGAGGGCACGACACAAATTCGTACTATTTCAGCCTCGGTGAACACATCCGGTAGGACTTCTGCCTGCACGGGATACTCATGCGAGTTTGATAAATTTGTGTTCATCATTTAAACATAATTTCACATAATTTTATCCACTTCATTATGAAATCTGTattcataaaaacatgtttacctgcgCATGTCTGCGCAGCATCACCATAAAAGAAATTGCGCGTACGAACACACCCGTGTCCCTCGCTACGCGCAGGTCACGTGGTACATAACGGACCAATGGGGTTGAGATTCGTGTTGTTGCTGCTCGTTGGAATGGAAACGAACGCGAGCTGTTATTTCCTCGGCGTTTTCTGTCCGTAGAAAAGAGTGAGTAACGTTAATTAAAGTTTGAACCATGTTGAATTACAGCTGCACTGGGGTTTGATGTGTTTTAAAGCAACTTTTTGGTCTTTGTTGCGGATTTTTGCGCTCTGTCAGCAAACGGTTAGCTTGTTAGCCTGGTTAGCACGGCGGGTTAGTTCACAGGCAGCAGGACGACGGCGCGCTGCTGCTTCCCCGGTCGCTCTGTTTTCCTGAGGGCTGTTTAAGAGAGAACCTAACGTTCATTCAGGCGAGTGAATTTTAATTTTGGGACTGTTGCGAGGATTGTAGGGTATATATGTGGGTAGTcggccagccagccagccacgTGAGCACAAGTGTTCGATTCTAAATTGTGAAGAGCGTCTGTTTCTTCTCCTAAAATGACGTTTGTCTTTTAAAGGAGAAATCCAGCGGTTTTTCAAGATGTCTGTACAGTTCACTGATTGAGCAAAGGCATTCAgaatggcttgatgtgaaatggctcatttgTACAGAAAGAAACTTGCcgactctttacagtggtggtgatgggaaccagggatcCTGATGTCTGATGTCTAGTATAGCCGTTTTAttcactgtccaaaaccaccagtaaaccttcacgtatcttctgagttttctgTGTGTAGTATTAATGAGGATGGCAACATAGTGGAGaatctgaaaaaagttttctttggggactattttgccttaaaacatcctttattttttttgacagtaaaagcattttttacacatttacaaaaattactttgtgtacttctcgaccatttaattatgcagataaaAGGTCTGAG
Proteins encoded in this region:
- the si:dkey-219c3.2 gene encoding transcription initiation factor TFIID subunit 4 isoform X1, producing the protein MAGVPDPLEDMLYSDVDEKAVSDLVGSLESQLGGPDESAAPQGDARRSGPPQAHNPNLGQSQPAQAADRRRSGLQRAEPKLEVGGARENGSEGIPASVNAAPGSVLVGAAAAASRLQPLGKAKPAAGLLTSANCSSDAAVVATSSSSPSPPTDSLPHTNHISSAIRTVSSRVLPSESGSSGTVTVNSPAVASAPTAGAGVQTSVSAGATGAVGATGSGLGNENGNMASSNGTNGPLVSAQPDHMLSQPADPSGSQAAPAVALHRPPNVLPNGSDPKVAALPAQGVSAAAVPASTVAFSNASPSLVKASPQAQIKTIVPNQLAGSPVGLHPPAPVTVPASSMQGNTSLPVASTPSVLVKPEGGLVGQPTGLLRPGTAAPVVATTAVPQRPGVPVAPRAVVPQITVRPQQQTTIQLPPGFTIPQGMVLVRTEAGQLVLVPQQVLAQAQAKAQNQSKPALSPRPATPTTAATFRVTTPVAQPAVTSPTIRPIPPAQTKVVQTASPASPALQKSPVVTVSSAQKPAGPTVITAGARVQTPPQTLLKPCNPVPASTVPAAGATGLSPEMQENVKKCKNFLATLIKLASHNSPSPETSRNVKALVQDLLDAKIEPEEFTNRLQTELKSSPQPYLIPFLKKSLPALRMTLLNSQQSLTQLSQPTPSTPLTVGAVKAPPTPRSLATAVLPVRPAVVQDQTAIKRAGAQVTPARMPVVIAQTIRPQGPVVRGPTVQVRGPVGVTIQAAANQKQKLNDPGGGTFKDDDDINDVASMAGVNLNEENARILATGSELVGTQIRSCKDETFLQTNLLHKRILEIARKFGVNEVGGDVVSLVSHAAEMRLRTMLENVSALAQHRTDSCKDEERYEQASDVRTQLKFFEQLERLEKQRKDDEEREILLKVAKSRSRQEDPEQARLKQKAKEMQQQELAQMRQRDANLTALAAIGPRKKRKLDTGASASGEVSGGSLGSAASSSSSSSTRQVRQRITRVNLRDLIFCLEQERSTARSLLLYKALLK
- the si:dkey-219c3.2 gene encoding transcription initiation factor TFIID subunit 4 isoform X2 yields the protein MAGVPDPLEDMLYSDVDEKAVSDLVGSLESQLGGPDESAAPQGDARRSGPPQAHNPNLGQSQPAQAADRRRSGLQRAEPKLEVGGARENGSEGIPASVNAAPGSVLVGAAAAASRLQPLGKAKPAAGLLTSANCSSDAAVVATSSSSPSPPTDSLPHTNHISSAIRTVSSRVLPSESGSSGTVTVNSPAVASAPTAGAGVQTSVSAGATGAVGATGSGLGNENGNMASSNGTNGPLVSAQPDHMLSQPADPSGSQAAPAVALHRPPNVLPNGSDPKVAALPAQGVSAAAVPASTVAFSNASPSLVKASPQAQIKTIVPNQLAGSPVGLHPPAPVTVPASSMQGNTSLPVASTPSVLVKPEGGLVGQPTGLLRPGTAAPVVATTAVPQRPGVPVAPRAVVPQITVRPQQQTTIQLPPGFTIPQGMVLVRTEAGQLVLVPQQVLAQAQAKAQNQSKPALSPRPATPTTAATFRVTTPVAQPAVTSPTIRPIPPAQTKVVQTASPASPALQSPVVTVSSAQKPAGPTVITAGARVQTPPQTLLKPCNPVPASTVPAAGATGLSPEMQENVKKCKNFLATLIKLASHNSPSPETSRNVKALVQDLLDAKIEPEEFTNRLQTELKSSPQPYLIPFLKKSLPALRMTLLNSQQSLTQLSQPTPSTPLTVGAVKAPPTPRSLATAVLPVRPAVVQDQTAIKRAGAQVTPARMPVVIAQTIRPQGPVVRGPTVQVRGPVGVTIQAAANQKQKLNDPGGGTFKDDDDINDVASMAGVNLNEENARILATGSELVGTQIRSCKDETFLQTNLLHKRILEIARKFGVNEVGGDVVSLVSHAAEMRLRTMLENVSALAQHRTDSCKDEERYEQASDVRTQLKFFEQLERLEKQRKDDEEREILLKVAKSRSRQEDPEQARLKQKAKEMQQQELAQMRQRDANLTALAAIGPRKKRKLDTGASASGEVSGGSLGSAASSSSSSSTRQVRQRITRVNLRDLIFCLEQERSTARSLLLYKALLK
- the si:dkey-219c3.2 gene encoding transcription initiation factor TFIID subunit 4 isoform X3, producing the protein MAGVPDPLEDMLYSDVDEKAVSDLVGSLESQLGGPDESAAPQGDARRSGPPQAHNPNLGQSQPAQAADRRRSGLQRAEPKLEVGGARENGSEGIPASVNAAPGSVLVGAAAAASRLQPLGKAKPAAGLLTSANCSSDAAVVATSSSSPSPPTDSLPHTNHISSAIRTVSSRVLPSESGSSGTVTVNSPAVASAPTAGAGVQTSVSAGATGAVGATGSGLGNENGNMASSNGTNGPLVSAQPDHMLSQPADPSGSQAAPAVALHRPPNVLPNGSDPKVAALPAQGVSAAAVPASTVAFSNASPSLVKASPQAQIKTIVPNQLAGSPVGLHPPAPVTVPASSMQGNTSLPVASTPSVLVKPEGGLVGQPTGLLRPGTAAPVVATTAVPQRPGVPVAPRAVVPQITVRPQQQTTIQLPPGFTIPQGMVLVRTEAGQLVLVPQQVLAQAQAKAQNQSKPALSPRPATPTTAATFRVTTPVAQPAVTSPTIRPIPPAQTKVVQTASPASPALQKSPVVTVSSAQKPAGPTVITAGARVQTPPQTLLKPCNPVPASTVPAAGATGLSPEMQENVKKCKNFLATLIKLASHNSPSPETSRNVKALVQDLLDAKIEPEEFTNRLQTELKSSPQPYLIPFLKKSLPALRMTLLNSQQSLTQLSQPTPSTPLTVGAVKAPPTPRSLATAVLPVRPAVVQDQTAIKRAGAQVTPARMPVVIAQTIRPQGPVVRGPTVQVRGPVGVTIQAAANQKQKLNDPGGGTFKDDDDINDVASMAGVNLNEENARILATGSELVGTQIRSCKDETFLQTNLLHKRILEIARKFGVNEVGGDVVSLVSHAAEMRLRTMLENVSALAQHRTDSCKDEERYEQASDVRTQLKFFEQLERLEKQRKDDEEREILLKVAKSRSRQEDPEQARLKQKAKEMQQQELAQMRQRDANLTALAAIGPRKKRKLDTGASASGEIHRLLAKQYTNWLRRRLLLFAARNVPPNAPCINNITTEGSGCS